One genomic segment of Vulpes vulpes isolate BD-2025 chromosome 2, VulVul3, whole genome shotgun sequence includes these proteins:
- the SEC14L1 gene encoding SEC14-like protein 1 isoform X2, with the protein MFVDSDTVNEFKSEDGAIHVIERRCKLDIDAPRLLKKIAGVDYVYFVQKNSLNSRERTLHIEAHNETFSNRVIINEHCCYTVHPENEDWTCFEQSASLDIKSFFGFESTVEKIAMKQYTSNIKKGKEIIEYYLRQLEEEGITFVPRWTPPSIAPSSETSSSCKKQAVSLAVVVPDTAQAEGLASEALGTPTGPPEPVAGTPDDKLDADYIKRYLGDLTPLQESCLIRLRQWLQETHKGKIPKDEHILRFLRARDFNIDKAREIMCQSLTWRKQHQVDYILDTWSPPQVLQDYYAGGWHHHDKDGRPLYVLRLGQMDTKGLVRALGEEALLRYVLSINEEGLRRCEENTKVFGRPISSWTCLVDLEGLNMRHLWRPGVKALLRIIEVVEANYPETLGRLLILRAPRVFPVLWTLVSPFIDDNTRRKFLIYAGNDYQGPGGLLDYIDKEIIPDFLSGECMCEVPEGGLVPKSLYRTAEELENEDLRLWTETIYQSASVFKGAPHEILIQIVDASSVITWDFDVCKGDIVFNIYHSKRSPQPPKKDSLGAHSITSPGGNNVQLIDRVWQLGRDYSMVESPLICKEGESVQGSHVTRWPGFYILQWRFHSMPACAATNLPRVDDVLASLQVSSHKCKVMYYTEVIGSEDFRGSMTSLESSHSGFSQLSAATTSSSQSQASSMISRWRFC; encoded by the exons ATGTTTGTGGACAGTGACACTGTGAATGAGTTCAAGAGTGAAGATGGGGCTATTCACGTTATAGAAAGGCGCTGTAAGCTGGACATAGATGCACCACGGCTGCTGAAAAAG attgcaggAGTTGATTATGTTTATTTTGTCCAGAAGAACTCATTGAATTCTCGGGAACGTACCTTGCACATTGAGGCCCATAATGAGACCTTTTCTAATCGCGTCATCATCAATGAGCACTGCTGCTACACT GTTCACCCTGAAAATGAAGATTGGACCTGTTTTGAACAGTCTGCAAGTTTAGATATTAaatctttctttggttttgaaaGTACAGTGGAAAAAATTGCAATGAAACAATATACCAGCAACATTAAAAAA ggaaaagaaataattgaatacTACCTTCGTCAGTTGGAAGAAGAAGGCATAACATTCGTGCCCCGCTGGACTCCACCTTCCATTGCTCCCTCCTCAGAGACCTCCTCATCATGCAAGAAACAAGCCGTGTCCTTGGCTGTTGTGGTTCCAGACACTGCCCAGGCAGAGGGGCTGGCCAGTGAGGCCCTTGGCACCCCCACCGGGCCGCCCGAGCCTGTGGCAGGGACCCCTGATG ACAAACTAGATGCGGACTACATCAAGAGGTACCTGGGCGACTTGACCCCACTACAGGAGAGCTGCTTGATCCGGCTTCGCCAGTGGCTCCAGGAAACCCACAAGGGCAAA ATCCCAAAAGATGAGCATATTCTTCGGTTTTTACGTGCCCGGGACTTCAATATAGACAAAGCCAGAGAGATCATGTGTCAGTCCTTGACTTGGCGAAAGCAACACCAGGTGGACTACATTCTTGACACCTGGAGTCCTCCCCAGGTCCTCCAGGACTACTATGCAGGAGGCTGGCACCATCATGATAAAG ACGGGCGGCCACTGTACGTGCTCAGGCTGGGGCAGATGGATACCAAGGGCTTGGTGAGAGCCCTCGGGGAGGAGGCTCTGCTGCGATAT GTTCTCTCCATAAACGAAGAAGGGCTGAGACGAtgtgaagaaaatacaaaagtctTCGGTCGACCTATCAG TTCATGGACCTGCCTGGTGGACCTGGAGGGGCTGAACATGCGCCACCTGTGGAGACCTGGCGTCAAGGCCCTGCTGCGCATCATAGAGGTGGTGGAGGCCAACTACCCAGAGACGCTCGGCCGCCTCCTTATTCTTCGTGCTCCCCGGGTGTTCCCTGTGCTCTGGACACTG GTTAGTCCATTCATTGATGACAACACCAGAAGGAAATTCCTGATTTATGCAGGAAATGACTACCAGGGCCCTGGAGGCCTGCTGGACTACATTGATAAAGAGATCATTCCAGATTTCCTGAGTGGGGAGTGCATG TGTGAAGTGCCCGAGGGCGGGCTGGTGCCCAAGTCTCTGTACAGGACTGCGGAGGAGCTGGAGAACGAAGACCTCAGGCTCTGGACCGAGACCATCTACCAGTCGGCCAGCGTCTTCAAAGGAGCCCCGCACGAG ATCCTCATTCAGATTGTGGATGCCTCTTCAGTGATCACTTGGGATTTTGACGTGTGCAAAGGGGACATCGTCTTCAACATCTACCACTCCAAGAGGTCGCCCCAGCCTCCCAAAAAAGACTCATTGGGGGCGCACAGCATTACTTCCCCGGGAGGGAACAACGTGCAGCTTATAGACAGAGTGTGGCAGCTGGGCCGTGACTATAGCATGGTGGAGTCACCTCTGATCTGCAAAGAAGGAGAAAGCGTGCAG GGCTCACACGTGACGAGATGGCCGGGCTTCTACATCCTGCAGTGGAGATTCCACAGCATGCCAGCGTGCGCCGCCACCAACCTGCCCCGGGTGGACGATGTGCTGGCCTCCCTGCAAGTGTCGTCTCACAAGTGCAAAGTGATGTACTACACCGAAGTGATCGGCTCCGAGGATTTCCG AGGCTCTATGACCAGCCTGGAGTCCAGCCACAGCGGGTTCTCCCAGCTGAGCGccgccaccacctcctccagccAGTCTCAGGCCAGCTCTATGATCTCCAG atgGCGATTTTGCTGA
- the SEC14L1 gene encoding SEC14-like protein 1 isoform X1: MVQKYQSPVRVYKHPFELIMAAYERRFPTCPLIPMFVDSDTVNEFKSEDGAIHVIERRCKLDIDAPRLLKKIAGVDYVYFVQKNSLNSRERTLHIEAHNETFSNRVIINEHCCYTVHPENEDWTCFEQSASLDIKSFFGFESTVEKIAMKQYTSNIKKGKEIIEYYLRQLEEEGITFVPRWTPPSIAPSSETSSSCKKQAVSLAVVVPDTAQAEGLASEALGTPTGPPEPVAGTPDDKLDADYIKRYLGDLTPLQESCLIRLRQWLQETHKGKIPKDEHILRFLRARDFNIDKAREIMCQSLTWRKQHQVDYILDTWSPPQVLQDYYAGGWHHHDKDGRPLYVLRLGQMDTKGLVRALGEEALLRYVLSINEEGLRRCEENTKVFGRPISSWTCLVDLEGLNMRHLWRPGVKALLRIIEVVEANYPETLGRLLILRAPRVFPVLWTLVSPFIDDNTRRKFLIYAGNDYQGPGGLLDYIDKEIIPDFLSGECMCEVPEGGLVPKSLYRTAEELENEDLRLWTETIYQSASVFKGAPHEILIQIVDASSVITWDFDVCKGDIVFNIYHSKRSPQPPKKDSLGAHSITSPGGNNVQLIDRVWQLGRDYSMVESPLICKEGESVQGSHVTRWPGFYILQWRFHSMPACAATNLPRVDDVLASLQVSSHKCKVMYYTEVIGSEDFRGSMTSLESSHSGFSQLSAATTSSSQSQASSMISRWRFC, translated from the exons GCCTATGAAAGGAGGTTTCCTACATGTCCTTTGATTCCAATGTTTGTGGACAGTGACACTGTGAATGAGTTCAAGAGTGAAGATGGGGCTATTCACGTTATAGAAAGGCGCTGTAAGCTGGACATAGATGCACCACGGCTGCTGAAAAAG attgcaggAGTTGATTATGTTTATTTTGTCCAGAAGAACTCATTGAATTCTCGGGAACGTACCTTGCACATTGAGGCCCATAATGAGACCTTTTCTAATCGCGTCATCATCAATGAGCACTGCTGCTACACT GTTCACCCTGAAAATGAAGATTGGACCTGTTTTGAACAGTCTGCAAGTTTAGATATTAaatctttctttggttttgaaaGTACAGTGGAAAAAATTGCAATGAAACAATATACCAGCAACATTAAAAAA ggaaaagaaataattgaatacTACCTTCGTCAGTTGGAAGAAGAAGGCATAACATTCGTGCCCCGCTGGACTCCACCTTCCATTGCTCCCTCCTCAGAGACCTCCTCATCATGCAAGAAACAAGCCGTGTCCTTGGCTGTTGTGGTTCCAGACACTGCCCAGGCAGAGGGGCTGGCCAGTGAGGCCCTTGGCACCCCCACCGGGCCGCCCGAGCCTGTGGCAGGGACCCCTGATG ACAAACTAGATGCGGACTACATCAAGAGGTACCTGGGCGACTTGACCCCACTACAGGAGAGCTGCTTGATCCGGCTTCGCCAGTGGCTCCAGGAAACCCACAAGGGCAAA ATCCCAAAAGATGAGCATATTCTTCGGTTTTTACGTGCCCGGGACTTCAATATAGACAAAGCCAGAGAGATCATGTGTCAGTCCTTGACTTGGCGAAAGCAACACCAGGTGGACTACATTCTTGACACCTGGAGTCCTCCCCAGGTCCTCCAGGACTACTATGCAGGAGGCTGGCACCATCATGATAAAG ACGGGCGGCCACTGTACGTGCTCAGGCTGGGGCAGATGGATACCAAGGGCTTGGTGAGAGCCCTCGGGGAGGAGGCTCTGCTGCGATAT GTTCTCTCCATAAACGAAGAAGGGCTGAGACGAtgtgaagaaaatacaaaagtctTCGGTCGACCTATCAG TTCATGGACCTGCCTGGTGGACCTGGAGGGGCTGAACATGCGCCACCTGTGGAGACCTGGCGTCAAGGCCCTGCTGCGCATCATAGAGGTGGTGGAGGCCAACTACCCAGAGACGCTCGGCCGCCTCCTTATTCTTCGTGCTCCCCGGGTGTTCCCTGTGCTCTGGACACTG GTTAGTCCATTCATTGATGACAACACCAGAAGGAAATTCCTGATTTATGCAGGAAATGACTACCAGGGCCCTGGAGGCCTGCTGGACTACATTGATAAAGAGATCATTCCAGATTTCCTGAGTGGGGAGTGCATG TGTGAAGTGCCCGAGGGCGGGCTGGTGCCCAAGTCTCTGTACAGGACTGCGGAGGAGCTGGAGAACGAAGACCTCAGGCTCTGGACCGAGACCATCTACCAGTCGGCCAGCGTCTTCAAAGGAGCCCCGCACGAG ATCCTCATTCAGATTGTGGATGCCTCTTCAGTGATCACTTGGGATTTTGACGTGTGCAAAGGGGACATCGTCTTCAACATCTACCACTCCAAGAGGTCGCCCCAGCCTCCCAAAAAAGACTCATTGGGGGCGCACAGCATTACTTCCCCGGGAGGGAACAACGTGCAGCTTATAGACAGAGTGTGGCAGCTGGGCCGTGACTATAGCATGGTGGAGTCACCTCTGATCTGCAAAGAAGGAGAAAGCGTGCAG GGCTCACACGTGACGAGATGGCCGGGCTTCTACATCCTGCAGTGGAGATTCCACAGCATGCCAGCGTGCGCCGCCACCAACCTGCCCCGGGTGGACGATGTGCTGGCCTCCCTGCAAGTGTCGTCTCACAAGTGCAAAGTGATGTACTACACCGAAGTGATCGGCTCCGAGGATTTCCG AGGCTCTATGACCAGCCTGGAGTCCAGCCACAGCGGGTTCTCCCAGCTGAGCGccgccaccacctcctccagccAGTCTCAGGCCAGCTCTATGATCTCCAG atgGCGATTTTGCTGA